From a region of the Theobroma cacao cultivar B97-61/B2 chromosome 8, Criollo_cocoa_genome_V2, whole genome shotgun sequence genome:
- the LOC18592771 gene encoding probable E3 ubiquitin-protein ligase RHA4A yields MGLPHTPSPTPPHLYPQALQLKLYQAFIFSIPILFSVILFLLFYLFYLKRRASTPSYPRPLIPTTFNQATPYLPSPCQLSLKKELTDKLPTVLFDEELSTRDSKCSVCLGEFEMKEELLQVPSCRHVFHVECMHHWLHSNSTCPLCRGCVSVIPATKLHTPIPDSLTEQQQQQPHQQNVPPPQLQLHQVAADTSTQHLAASSIEGSSVSTHIQVHNS; encoded by the exons AAGCACTTCAACTTAAACTCTACCAGGCATTCATATTCTCAATCCCTATCCTCTTCTCAGtcattctctttctcttgTTTTACTTGTTTTACCTCAAGAGAAGAGCTTCCACTCCCTCATACCCTCGCCCACTGATTCCAACCACTTTTAACCAGGCTACTCCATATCTCCCCTCA CCATGTCAACTGAGTTTGAAAAAGGAGCTGACAGACAAGCTGCCAACAGTCTTATTTGATGAAGAATTAAGTACAAGGGATTCCAA ATGTAGCGTTTGCttgggtgaatttgagatgaaagaGGAGTTGCTCCAAGTCCCATCATGCAGacatgtgtttcatgttgaatgCATGCATCATTGGCTGCACTCCAACTCAACCTGCCCTCTCTGTAGAGGTTGTGTGTCTGTTATTCCCGCCACCAAACTACACACTCCAATCCCAGACAGCCTCACcgagcagcagcagcagcagccgCATCAACAGAATGTGCCACCTCCACAACTACAGCTGCATCAAGTAGCCGCTGATACCTCAACGCAGCACCTAGCTGCTTCATCTATTGAAGGATCATCAGTTTCAACCCATATCCAAGTCCATAACTCATGA
- the LOC18592770 gene encoding protein NRT1/ PTR FAMILY 4.4 — protein sequence MKFKGDSMSGVMELSVDWRGRPCKANKHGGMTAAVFVLGLQAFEMMAIAAVGNNLITYVFNEMHFPLSKSANIVTNFIGTVFLLSLVGGFLSDSYLGSFWTMLIFGFVELSGFILLCIQAHLPQLRPPHCDMVSDGENCLEAKGSKALIFFLALYVVALGSGCLKPNIVSLGADQFRRGDTEQSRRLSTYFNIAYFAFCMGELIALTLLVWVQTHSGMDVGFGVSAAAMAMGMISLISGTLLYRNKPPRGSIFTPIAQVFVAAITKRKQICPSNVQMLHGSQNQVPATSANVSNLLHTEKFRFLDKACIKIQDGEKESPWRLCTVTQVEQVKIIISVVPIFACTIIFNTILAQLQTFSVQQGSAMNTQIAKGFKIPPASLQSIPYIMLIFVVPLYETVFVPVARKVTGRSSGITPLQRVGIGLFIATFSMVAAALVEKKRRISDETVSIFWIAPQFLIFGLSEMFTAVGLIEFFYKQSLEGMQSFLTAMTYCSYSFGFYLSSILVSLVNRITSASSHSGWLSDNDLNKDRLDFFYWMLAGLSLVNFFNYLFWSSYYSDNPSLSPPRQNDESPEQDLENRGRETLKHMNGCSWK from the exons ATGAAATTCAAAGGAGATTCCATGTCTGGTGTTATGGAGTTATCTGTTGATTGGAGAGGCAGACCCTGCAAGGCTAACAAGCATGGTGGAATGACTGCTGCTGTATTCGTCCTTG GTCTTCAAGCATTCGAGATGATGGCAATTGCTGCTGTTGGGAACAATCTAATAACTTATGTTTTCAATGAGATGCATTTTCCTTTATCCAAGTCTGCCAACATAGTCACCAACTTCATAGGCACTGTGTTCCTCCTCTCACTAGTTGGTGGGTTCCTCTCAGATTCGTATCTTGGGAGCTTCTGGACCATGTTAATTTTTGGATTTGTGGAGCTCTCT GGTTTTATATTACTTTGTATTCAAGCACATCTTCCACAACTGAGGCCGCCCCATTGTGATATGGTCTCTGATGGAGAAAATTGTCTGGAGGCAAAGGGCTCTAAGGCCTTGATATTCTTTCTTGCACTCTACGTGGTGGCTTTAGGAAGTGGATGCCTCAAACCCAACATCGTATCTCTTGGTGCTGACCAGTTCAGAAGGGGAGACACGGAGCAATCCAGGAGGCTCTCAACTTACTTCAATATTGCATACTTTGCTTTTTGCATGGGAGAGCTAATTGCACTCACTCTTCTCGTTTGGGTCCAAACTCATTCCGGAATGGATGTTGGATTTGGCGTCTCAGCTGCTGCTATGGCAATGGGAATGATCAGCTTGATTTCGGGTACGCTTCTTTATAGAAACAAGCCACCAAGAGGAAGTATCTTCACTCCAATTGCTCAG GTTTTTGTGGCTgcaataacaaaaagaaagcaaatcTGCCCTTCAAATGTACAGATGCTCCATGGAAGCCAAAACCAGGTTCCTGCTACGTCGGCCAATGTCAGCAACCTTCTTCATACTGAAAAGTTCAG ATTCCTTGACAAGGCATGTATCAAAATCCAGGATGGAGAAAAAGAGAGTCCATGGAGACTATGCACCGTGACCCAAGTGGAGCAAGTGAAGATAATCATCTCGGTTGTTCCTATATTTGCCTGCACCATAATTTTCAACACCATTTTGGCGCAGCTCCAAACATTTTCAGTCCAACAAGGGAGCGCTATGAATACCCAGATTGCCAAAGGCTTCAAAATTCCACCAGCTTCCCTGCAATCTATTCCTTACATCATGCTTATTTTTGTTGTCCCACTATATGAAACAGTCTTCGTGCCAGTTGCTAGAAAAGTCACTGGAAGGAGTTCTGGAATCACTCCTTTACAAAGGGTTGGGATTGGGCTATTTATCGCAACATTCTCAATGGTTGCAGCTGCCCTGgtggagaaaaaaagaagaatctCCGACGAaactgtgtccatcttttggatTGCTCCGCAATTTCTTATCTTTGGGCTATCAGAAATGTTCACCGCAGTAGGTCTCATAGAATTCTTCTATAAACAGTCCTTGGAGGGGATGCAATCATTTTTAACGGCCATGACTTACTGCTCCTACTCCTTTGGGTTCTATCTTAGCTCCATACTTGTTTCCCTTGTGAACAGAATTACATCCGCTTCCTCTCACAGTGGCTGGCTCAGTGACAATGACCTCAACAAGGATAGGCTGGACTTTTTCTATTGGATGTTAGCTGGCCTTAGCCTCGTCAACTTTTTCAATTATCTTTTCTGGTCTTCATATTATTCTGACAACCCATCTCTGTCACCACCTCGGCAAAATGATGAGTCTCCAGAACAAGACCTCGAAAACCGAGGCAGGGAAACTTTGAAGCATATGAATGGATGCAGCTGGAAGTAG